One segment of Rosa chinensis cultivar Old Blush chromosome 6, RchiOBHm-V2, whole genome shotgun sequence DNA contains the following:
- the LOC112172469 gene encoding probable carboxylesterase 18: MAEIQSSPHLPWTVRLFVSAASFAADASRRSNFTVNRRLFNLFDYKPSPLTKPHKNLKSSDVLVAADPSRNLWFRLYTPTAATTKLPIIVFFHGGGFAFMSAASKPYDDFCQRLAREIPAVVVSVNYRLAPEHRYPCQYDDGFDVLKFIDDSQSSLFEGANLAQCFLAGDSSGGNIAHHVAIRASGHEFRDLKVVGILAIQPFFGGEERTESEKRLKSVPLVNVGRTDWMWKAFLPEGSDRDHPVVNVFGPNAVDISGVDFPATIVFVGGFDPLQDWQKRYCEGLKERGKQAELVVFPNAIHTFYAYPELDDSSVFINKVRDFVQLQSVNVAETRQ, from the coding sequence ATGGCCGAAATCCAAAGCTCACCACATCTGCCATGGACCGTCCGCCTCTTCGTCTCCGCCGCTTCCTTCGCAGCCGACGCCTCTCGCCGCTCAAACTTCACCGTCAACCGTCGCCTCTTTAACTTGTTCGACTACAAACCCTCTCCCTTAACAAAACCTCACAAAAACCTCAAGAGCTCCGACGTCCTCGTCGCCGCCGACCCTTCCCGCAACCTCTGGTTCCGCCTCTACACTCCCACCGCCGCTACCACCAAGCTCCCCATCATCGTCTTCTTCCACGGCGGCGGGTTCGCCTTCATGTCCGCCGCTTCAAAACCCTACGACGACTTCTGTCAACGCCTCGCTCGCGAGATCCCCGCCGTCGTCGTCTCCGTCAACTACCGCCTCGCGCCGGAGCATCGGTATCCGTGCCAGTATGACGACGGTTTCGACGTCCTCAAGTTCATCGACGACAGTCAAAGCAGCTTGTTCGAGGGCGCGAATCTCGCGCAGTGTTTTCTGGCCGGGGACAGCTCCGGCGGGAACATAGCGCACCACGTGGCGATCAGAGCGAGCGGGCACGAGTTTCGGGATCTGAAGGTGGTCGGGATCTTGGCGATTCAGCCGTTTTTCGGCGGAGAGGAGCGGACGGAATCGGAGAAGAGACTGAAGAGCGTGCCGCTGGTGAACGTAGGGCGGACGGACTGGATGTGGAAGGCGTTTTTGCCGGAGGGGTCGGATCGGGACCACCCGGTGGTGAATGTGTTCGGGCCGAACGCGGTGGATATTTCGGGGGTTGATTTTCCGGCGACGATTGTGTTTGTTGGGGGATTTGATCCATTGCAGGATTGGCAGAAGAGGTACTGTGAGGGATTGAAGGAACGCGGGAAACAAGCGGAGCTGGTGGTGTTTCCGAACGCCATTCATACTTTCTATGCTTATCCTGAGTTGGATGACTCTTCTGTGTTTATTAACAAAGTCAGGGATTTCGTGCAATTGCAGTCAGTTAATGTTGCTGAAACAAGACAATGA